One genomic region from Chelmon rostratus isolate fCheRos1 chromosome 11, fCheRos1.pri, whole genome shotgun sequence encodes:
- the LOC121613615 gene encoding uncharacterized protein LOC121613615 produces the protein MAPSSFVWTDSETELLLNTILEYKLQKTQENIDWESCQSKYLDILALFLEHYPAESSNDFPHERGELTRSILTTKIKAVRSKYRLTVDNGRRSGFGRVVLLYFELCEQIWGGSPATTTMSSGIETNDLNDGPPVPSPTESSSTVDPSDTTSDTEQESSVTSVKERRHLLQERLNGHRHSRLRRKLPAENQWLNAVEEDQRVKKRLVEFLETSEKQASDNFARLSETLNMLTTTVSEGFSVLRQVIQPPPPQPSHYMPYGVRGHMSHSPYTQSAHPNQAFQSLSNNPPLVRGTQQNAGSTQDAAHASPTADTRLTGFSYTQALFSDEY, from the exons ATGGCACCAAGCTCGTTTGTTTGGACAGATTCGGAGACGGAATTGCTTTTAAACACGATTTTGGAGTACAAACTTCAAAAAACGCAAGAAAACATTGACTGGGAATCGTGTCAAAGCAAATATTTGGATATATTGGCCCTGTTTTTGGAGCACTATCCCGCAGAGAGTAGCAATGATTTCCCTCATGAAAGGGGCGAGCTAACGCGGAGTATCCTGACCACTAAAATCAAGGCTGTGAGGAGTAAATATCGGTTGACTGTGGACAACGGACGCAGAAGCGGCTTTGGGAGAGTCGTTCTTCTCTACTTCGAGTTGTGTGAACAAATATGGGGTGGTTCCCCAGCAACGACAACCATGTCGTCTGGCATAGAGACGAATGATTTGAATGATGGCCCTCCTGTTCCCTCCCCTACTGAATCCTCGTCCACCGTGGACCCATCCGATACCACTTCAGACACGGAGCAGGAGAGCAGTGTGACGtcagtgaaggaaagaagacaCTTGTTGCAG GAAAGACTGAATGGACATCGGCACAGCCGATTGAGAAGAAAGCTGCCTGCGGAGAACCAGTGGCTTAATGCAGTGGAGGAGGACCAGCGTGTTAAGAAGAGACTGGTAGAGTTTTTGGAGACGTCAGAGAAGCAAGCTTCCGATAACTTCGCTAGACTTTCAGAGACACTTAACATGTTGACTACAACCGTGTCAGAAGGTTTTAGTGTCCTTAGACAAGTCATTCAGCCTCCACCCCCTCAGCCATCACACTACATGCCATACGGAGTAAGAGGGCACATGTCACACTCCCCATATACACAATCGGCACATCCCAATCAAGCTTTTCAGTCATTATCAAACAACCCACCTCTTGTCAGAGGAACACAGCAGAATGCAGGTAGCACACAAGATGCTGCTCATGCCAGCCCAACTGCTGACACACGGCTCACAGGGTTTTCTTACACTCAAGCTCTTTTCAGTGATGAGTATtga